Proteins encoded together in one Pseudoalteromonas xiamenensis window:
- a CDS encoding two-component regulator propeller domain-containing protein: MRLIITILFTMLTLQAWGTPNFSDTSQVMKRYDYDSGLSQVSVTALAQDQFGYIWIGTQAGLNRFDGHEFKQFVSKQQNKNSLAGDLLRRFATKVTSCG, from the coding sequence ATGCGCCTAATCATCACCATCTTATTTACGATGCTGACGTTGCAAGCTTGGGGTACACCGAATTTTTCGGATACCTCTCAAGTGATGAAACGGTATGACTATGACTCGGGGCTTAGTCAGGTCAGCGTAACCGCACTTGCACAGGACCAGTTTGGCTACATTTGGATAGGGACGCAAGCTGGACTTAATCGCTTTGATGGACATGAATTTAAGCAGTTCGTTTCAAAACAACAAAATAAAAACAGTTTGGCGGGGGATTTATTACGTCGCTTTGCCACGAAAGTAACAAGTTGTGGATAG
- a CDS encoding alkaline phosphatase D family protein codes for MVRRIEAHQLCFQLVTTTRCNPKIVIAGYSAQQHDIELQLGERCVLYILRLVPTKQLFPVDVKLSYELLIDDERVDLNLLAYDNDSPELVIPNRLEEVLHGSCRNPHHESRDSLSTADQYVETARQRGDLGPQLLLMSGDQIYADDVAGPMLLAITQLSALLGLYPDKHAMLALPVSIQEQLYHRPDYLPKTPWQNRSKLCVGYWFKKDEPHFTSMKAGNHLISLSEFIALYLLTWSSEAWQLIDFSKLNYIGSNAKHAIHFNHELTWIKRYVDDLPRAERIFANVSTLMMFDDHDVTDDWNLTAKWEQAVYQTPQSARIISNGMTAYWLFQGLGNDAGETTNQLTLNFVEALKDQHWDWKSFSKPLQRFNSWHYCLNTTPKVVVLDTRTHRWRNDDNFNEPSGLMDWDRLLELEQNLVSHDQVILVSPAPVFGVKAIEAIQALFNACGEPLLVDVENWMAHEGAAKKLLDIFRRPDTPNETIILSGDVHYSFCFSVKARFGKHDNRIWQLTASGIKNEFPKKLIKVLDKLDSWLYAPYSPLNLFTKRWQMNVEKHPIVGSKKTYLVSDSSISLVSLHNGTLEKYQLLHGNGGWSQFDLDE; via the coding sequence ATGGTGAGGCGTATAGAAGCTCACCAATTGTGCTTCCAACTGGTGACGACAACACGTTGTAATCCAAAAATCGTCATAGCGGGATACAGCGCTCAACAGCACGACATCGAACTTCAACTCGGTGAACGTTGCGTGCTGTATATTCTGAGGCTAGTACCAACCAAACAACTATTTCCTGTTGACGTTAAATTGAGCTATGAGCTTCTAATTGACGATGAGAGAGTAGATTTAAACCTTCTCGCCTACGACAATGATAGTCCTGAACTTGTTATTCCAAATCGACTCGAAGAAGTTTTGCATGGTTCATGTCGTAACCCTCACCACGAAAGCCGTGATAGCTTAAGCACTGCAGATCAATATGTAGAAACAGCAAGACAAAGAGGAGATTTGGGGCCACAACTACTTTTGATGTCTGGAGATCAAATATACGCAGATGACGTTGCAGGTCCCATGTTACTCGCCATCACGCAATTATCGGCACTTTTAGGCCTATATCCCGACAAACATGCGATGTTAGCGCTACCAGTGTCCATTCAGGAGCAGCTTTATCATCGGCCGGACTATTTACCTAAAACGCCATGGCAAAACAGATCTAAACTATGTGTAGGGTATTGGTTTAAAAAAGATGAACCTCATTTCACAAGCATGAAAGCAGGCAATCATCTGATTTCACTTTCTGAGTTTATAGCGCTTTATTTATTAACATGGTCTTCTGAAGCGTGGCAATTGATTGATTTTTCGAAACTCAATTACATCGGCTCAAATGCAAAACATGCAATTCACTTTAACCATGAGTTAACGTGGATAAAACGGTATGTTGACGATTTACCACGTGCAGAACGAATATTTGCCAACGTATCTACATTAATGATGTTTGATGACCATGATGTAACAGACGACTGGAATCTAACCGCGAAATGGGAACAGGCTGTATATCAAACCCCGCAAAGTGCTCGGATCATCAGCAACGGCATGACTGCCTATTGGTTATTTCAGGGTTTAGGCAACGATGCCGGTGAAACAACCAACCAACTAACCTTAAATTTTGTCGAGGCATTAAAAGACCAACATTGGGATTGGAAATCTTTTTCGAAACCATTGCAACGTTTTAATAGTTGGCACTATTGTCTTAACACGACGCCTAAAGTGGTTGTACTTGATACACGCACGCATCGATGGCGCAATGATGATAATTTCAACGAACCATCTGGTCTTATGGATTGGGATCGTTTGCTCGAACTCGAACAAAATTTAGTCAGTCACGACCAAGTCATTTTAGTGTCTCCAGCCCCCGTTTTTGGTGTCAAAGCGATAGAGGCAATTCAAGCGCTATTTAATGCGTGTGGCGAGCCATTGCTCGTCGATGTTGAGAATTGGATGGCGCACGAAGGTGCGGCGAAGAAACTTCTCGATATCTTTAGGCGTCCAGATACACCAAATGAAACAATCATCTTGTCCGGAGACGTACATTACTCCTTTTGCTTTTCCGTGAAAGCGCGTTTTGGCAAGCACGATAATCGAATTTGGCAGTTAACGGCATCTGGAATTAAAAATGAATTCCCCAAAAAGCTTATTAAGGTGTTAGATAAACTAGATAGTTGGCTGTATGCCCCATATAGCCCGTTAAACTTATTTACTAAGCGATGGCAAATGAATGTTGAAAAACACCCTATAGTAGGTAGCAAAAAGACATACCTTGTCAGTGACTCTTCGATAAGTCTTGTATCTCTGCATAACGGAACACTTGAGAAATACCAACTGTTACATGGTAACGGCGGCTGGAGCCAATTCGATTTAGATGAATAA
- a CDS encoding TatD family hydrolase produces the protein MIVDSHCHLDRLDWEKLGVSLDEVLDNARAKQVEHFLCVSVTLDQFPTMLERILPYKDVSASCGVHPLDQKFELDKEKLIALASHEKVVAIGETGLDYYYSQDTKQVQQDSFVGHIEVANQLDKPLIIHTRDARNDTIALMKAHNASQCGGVLHCFTEDLDMAKRALDLGFYISISGIVTFKNAKELQEVVKYLPLDRLLIETDSPYLAPVPHRGKTNQPAYVQDVAYFIADLKGLSYQALAEATTNNFYSLFKGVIR, from the coding sequence ATGATCGTAGATTCGCATTGCCATCTAGACCGTTTAGATTGGGAGAAACTCGGTGTTTCGCTTGATGAAGTACTGGATAATGCTCGTGCAAAACAAGTTGAACACTTTTTATGTGTAAGCGTTACACTTGATCAATTCCCAACGATGCTGGAAAGAATCCTACCGTATAAGGATGTTTCCGCTTCGTGTGGTGTTCATCCGCTAGACCAAAAATTTGAATTAGATAAAGAAAAACTAATTGCTTTGGCGTCGCATGAGAAAGTTGTTGCTATAGGTGAAACAGGACTCGATTACTATTATTCGCAAGACACGAAGCAAGTCCAACAAGACAGCTTTGTTGGTCACATTGAGGTCGCAAATCAGTTAGATAAACCACTCATAATCCATACGCGTGATGCGCGAAACGATACCATAGCATTAATGAAAGCACATAATGCGAGCCAATGTGGGGGCGTGTTACATTGCTTTACCGAAGACCTAGACATGGCAAAACGAGCGCTAGATCTGGGCTTTTATATTTCTATTTCCGGTATTGTTACGTTCAAAAACGCGAAAGAACTCCAGGAAGTTGTGAAATATCTGCCGTTAGATAGGTTATTAATTGAGACTGATTCACCGTACCTTGCACCAGTGCCACACCGAGGTAAAACCAATCAACCAGCCTATGTTCAGGATGTTGCCTATTTCATCGCAGATCTTAAAGGGTTGAGTTATCAAGCTCTCGCAGAAGCCACGACCAACAACTTTTATTCATTGTTTAAAGGCGTGATCAGGTAG
- a CDS encoding PilZ domain-containing protein produces MQELLADFEDLDELYRCYMAFLREGGLFVKSNMRFELGTTVALRVTLPDALEEDVIQGKVVWVSPQGAQNANPPGIGVAFGENSQPFNDKIIKLLGTSLNSDKPTYTM; encoded by the coding sequence GTGCAAGAATTACTCGCGGATTTTGAAGACCTAGATGAACTTTACCGTTGTTATATGGCTTTCCTAAGAGAGGGTGGGTTATTTGTAAAAAGCAACATGCGTTTTGAATTAGGGACGACTGTTGCGCTACGCGTAACGTTGCCAGATGCGTTAGAAGAAGATGTGATTCAAGGTAAAGTCGTGTGGGTTTCGCCACAAGGCGCTCAGAATGCGAATCCGCCCGGAATTGGCGTAGCGTTTGGAGAAAACAGCCAGCCTTTTAACGACAAAATTATTAAGCTTTTAGGCACAAGCCTAAATTCTGATAAGCCAACCTACACCATGTAA
- a CDS encoding DNA polymerase III subunit: protein MLAPWLEQLQQQFNHTFQQGRLHHAIMLHGLKGTGKSLLASSLSAGLLCDMPSSLVACGTCKSCLLVKAGNHPDRLDIGEANSSIGVDQIRELGEFIYHSAQQGGNKVVVIRFADTMTSSAANALLKTLEEPNVNRYLILCCDDVSRLPATIASRCFKQLVVAEQSANWLCNQLNTHEIEPWQALFLQQPFLVLDWQEEEIESNIKTLYDCANSDVTAWQLSELNSMLAKRTELVDTFCLFLTQRIKQAALAGAPYERISEQLNSVTLFVKKTKTLAGTNMLLSLAMLQQSLRQLS, encoded by the coding sequence ATGTTAGCACCTTGGCTTGAACAACTGCAGCAGCAATTTAATCATACTTTCCAACAAGGCCGGTTACACCATGCGATAATGCTACATGGCTTAAAAGGCACTGGAAAAAGTTTACTGGCAAGTTCACTTTCAGCAGGTTTGCTTTGTGACATGCCAAGTAGCTTGGTAGCCTGTGGGACATGCAAAAGTTGTTTACTGGTAAAGGCGGGTAATCATCCAGACAGACTGGATATTGGTGAAGCAAATTCGTCTATTGGCGTTGACCAAATTCGAGAGCTAGGTGAATTTATTTATCATTCTGCGCAGCAAGGTGGTAATAAAGTTGTTGTTATCCGATTTGCAGACACAATGACGTCATCCGCTGCTAATGCGTTATTGAAAACGTTAGAAGAACCAAATGTTAATCGATATCTCATTCTATGCTGCGATGACGTATCACGTCTACCTGCAACAATAGCTAGCCGGTGCTTTAAGCAACTAGTTGTTGCAGAACAAAGTGCTAACTGGTTATGCAACCAGCTTAATACGCATGAAATTGAACCTTGGCAGGCTTTATTTTTGCAGCAACCTTTTCTTGTCCTAGATTGGCAAGAAGAGGAAATAGAATCAAATATCAAAACGTTATATGATTGTGCCAATAGTGACGTAACCGCATGGCAATTAAGTGAACTGAATTCTATGCTGGCCAAAAGAACAGAGCTTGTAGACACCTTTTGTTTGTTTTTAACTCAAAGAATCAAACAAGCAGCGTTGGCAGGCGCGCCCTATGAGCGAATTTCAGAACAACTTAATTCAGTTACCTTGTTTGTAAAAAAGACAAAAACGTTAGCTGGTACGAACATGTTGTTAAGTTTAGCCATGTTGCAACAATCACTACGCCAGTTATCGTAA
- the tmk gene encoding dTMP kinase, producing MQGRFIVIEGLEGAGKSTAMGICEQALNTRGIDFVKVREPGGTPLAESLRSLVKSHHEESVAPETELLIMYAARAQLIHNVIKPALSKGQWVLADRHDWSSQAYQGGGRQLPQAHLDALATIVLNGLTPDLVLYLDIEPSLGLSRAKGRGELDRIEQEAIEFFERTRDKYLSLVENANFAVKIDASQTMMQVHDDIHNALSQFLDKVC from the coding sequence ATGCAGGGTAGATTTATTGTAATAGAAGGGCTTGAAGGCGCTGGAAAGTCAACCGCTATGGGTATTTGTGAGCAAGCGCTTAATACGCGTGGTATCGACTTTGTTAAAGTTAGGGAACCTGGAGGTACACCGCTTGCGGAATCTCTTCGCAGCCTTGTTAAAAGTCATCATGAAGAAAGCGTTGCACCAGAAACAGAACTACTCATTATGTACGCTGCGCGTGCACAACTGATACACAATGTGATTAAACCCGCGCTGTCAAAAGGTCAATGGGTGCTTGCCGACAGACATGACTGGTCGTCACAAGCCTATCAAGGTGGTGGTCGTCAACTGCCGCAGGCACATTTAGACGCATTGGCAACGATTGTGCTAAATGGACTCACACCTGATTTAGTTCTTTATTTGGATATTGAGCCAAGTCTAGGGCTTTCCCGTGCAAAAGGACGAGGCGAGCTAGATAGAATTGAACAAGAGGCTATAGAGTTTTTTGAACGAACGAGAGATAAATACCTTTCATTGGTTGAAAACGCGAATTTTGCAGTCAAAATTGATGCAAGTCAGACAATGATGCAAGTGCATGACGATATCCATAACGCGCTCTCACAATTTTTGGACAAGGTATGTTAG
- the mltG gene encoding endolytic transglycosylase MltG, with protein MTKKILLAVVCGVVSTVLYLCLMINTVKTEQLKVPQGALFEVHAGQGALSVCERWEKLGWIQQCWRYRAFFKLFPLEGGMQKGVYEFSSMPVFEAYNRILKGKQKQFSFTIIEGETFSQVLHKMKSSPYLEFDFNPDESALEYEGWLLPETYHYVAYTKATDLAKRAHQQMDKLLKTTWANKMDDLPLATPYEALILASIIEKETAVADERATVASVFVNRLRKGMRLQTDPTVIYGLGERFNGDITRAHLKEKTPYNTYRIDGLPPTPIAMPSAGAVTAALNPRQTNYYYFVADGEGGHTFSTTLEEHNKAVKLFLEKSKHAG; from the coding sequence ATGACTAAAAAGATTCTACTCGCTGTCGTTTGCGGTGTTGTCTCGACGGTACTCTATCTTTGCCTCATGATTAACACCGTAAAAACGGAGCAACTTAAGGTCCCTCAAGGTGCATTATTCGAAGTGCACGCAGGCCAAGGTGCATTATCAGTGTGCGAACGTTGGGAAAAGTTGGGTTGGATACAGCAATGTTGGCGATATCGTGCGTTTTTCAAGCTTTTTCCTTTGGAAGGTGGGATGCAAAAAGGCGTATACGAATTTTCATCTATGCCTGTTTTTGAGGCGTACAATCGGATTTTGAAGGGTAAGCAAAAACAATTTAGTTTCACCATCATTGAGGGAGAAACCTTTTCTCAAGTTTTACACAAGATGAAAAGTTCGCCATATTTAGAATTTGACTTTAATCCAGATGAAAGCGCATTGGAATATGAAGGGTGGTTGTTACCTGAAACTTATCACTATGTTGCTTACACTAAGGCGACTGATCTTGCTAAAAGGGCACATCAGCAGATGGATAAGTTGCTCAAAACCACTTGGGCGAATAAAATGGATGACTTGCCACTCGCAACGCCCTATGAAGCATTAATATTGGCTTCAATCATTGAGAAAGAAACAGCGGTGGCTGACGAACGAGCGACAGTGGCATCGGTTTTTGTCAATCGGCTACGTAAGGGCATGCGTTTGCAAACCGACCCAACCGTGATCTACGGATTAGGTGAGCGTTTCAACGGCGATATCACTCGTGCACATTTGAAAGAAAAGACACCCTATAACACTTATCGAATTGATGGGTTGCCACCGACACCAATCGCAATGCCATCAGCTGGGGCGGTTACTGCGGCATTAAATCCTAGGCAAACAAATTATTATTATTTTGTTGCGGATGGAGAAGGTGGACATACGTTTTCGACAACGCTTGAAGAACATAATAAAGCGGTTAAATTATTTTTAGAAAAGAGCAAACATGCAGGGTAG
- the pabC gene encoding aminodeoxychorismate lyase has protein sequence MQIVSSVSAADRGLAYGDGFFTTAKIEFDAVIDWPLHKARLDECAARLFFPTLDFSLIEPEVQRLIAGTPLGVLKIMVTRGSGGRGYSLPAHANPHLLMQLLPFPEHYLSLRDSGLKLGISSVKLAPQPLLAGLKTLNRLEQVFVKQELDLLPFDDVVVCDNNGMVVETSIGNLIWIKGSRVFTSALDLCGIKGVYLQSLKSKMDISEARITHEVLLNADAVFVCNSLMGVVPVYVIQHKVWDKNIVTRFALEHGLYD, from the coding sequence ATGCAAATTGTATCGAGCGTCTCTGCGGCAGACAGAGGCCTTGCCTACGGCGATGGTTTTTTTACAACAGCAAAAATTGAATTTGACGCCGTGATTGATTGGCCTTTGCATAAAGCAAGACTCGACGAATGTGCAGCGCGCTTGTTTTTCCCTACATTAGATTTCTCGTTGATAGAACCCGAAGTTCAGAGATTAATCGCAGGTACACCGCTTGGTGTGTTGAAAATTATGGTCACACGTGGCAGTGGTGGTCGAGGCTACAGTTTGCCTGCGCATGCTAATCCTCATCTATTAATGCAGTTACTGCCTTTTCCTGAACACTATTTGTCGCTTCGTGATAGCGGTTTGAAACTTGGGATTAGTAGTGTCAAACTTGCTCCTCAACCCCTCCTTGCAGGTTTAAAAACCTTAAATCGATTAGAGCAAGTTTTTGTAAAACAGGAGCTTGATCTATTGCCTTTTGATGATGTTGTTGTCTGTGATAACAACGGTATGGTCGTTGAAACAAGCATAGGCAATTTAATTTGGATAAAGGGTAGCCGTGTCTTCACCTCCGCACTCGATTTGTGTGGTATCAAGGGCGTTTACTTGCAATCCCTAAAAAGTAAAATGGATATTTCCGAGGCTAGAATCACGCATGAGGTACTATTGAATGCGGATGCGGTATTTGTGTGCAACAGTTTAATGGGGGTTGTACCTGTGTATGTTATTCAGCACAAAGTGTGGGATAAAAACATCGTAACCCGATTTGCACTGGAACATGGGTTGTATGACTAA
- the fabF gene encoding beta-ketoacyl-ACP synthase II: MAKRRVVVTGLGMLTPLGNDVASTWQGLLEGRSGISNITHFDTTNFSTKFAGLINHFDVTDYIPAKEAKKMDLFIQYGVAAGGQALKDSGLEINESNAHRVGVAVGSGIGGLTLIEDNHVKLLNSGPRKLSPFYVPSTIINMISGHLSIMHGLRGPNISIVTACTTGLHNIGHAARMIAYGDADAMLAGGAEKASTPIGMGGFCAARALSSRNDDPQAASRPWDKDRDGFVLADGAGVIMLEEYEHARARGAKIYAELVGFGMSGDAFHMTSPPEDGSGAALAMENALNDAQVNAEAVGYINAHGTSTHAGDKAETQAVKSIFKDAAKSVMVSSSKSMMGHLLGAAGSVESIITILSLQEQKVTPTINLDNPDVGCDLDYVPHTARDAKLEYALCNSFGFGGTNGSLLFKRV, encoded by the coding sequence GTGGCTAAACGTCGAGTCGTAGTAACAGGCTTAGGTATGTTGACGCCGCTAGGTAATGATGTAGCTTCTACCTGGCAGGGTTTGTTAGAGGGCCGTAGCGGCATCTCGAATATTACACATTTCGATACTACCAATTTCAGCACTAAATTTGCGGGCTTAATCAATCACTTTGATGTAACTGATTACATTCCAGCAAAAGAAGCCAAGAAAATGGACTTGTTCATCCAGTACGGTGTTGCTGCAGGTGGTCAAGCTCTTAAAGATTCTGGACTAGAAATTAACGAATCTAACGCGCACCGTGTTGGAGTTGCGGTAGGTTCAGGCATTGGCGGTTTAACGCTTATTGAAGATAACCATGTTAAGTTACTTAACAGCGGACCTCGAAAGTTATCGCCGTTTTACGTGCCATCCACCATTATTAATATGATTTCAGGTCACCTTTCTATCATGCATGGCCTTCGTGGTCCGAATATTTCTATTGTAACGGCGTGTACAACAGGCCTGCACAATATCGGTCACGCTGCACGTATGATTGCGTACGGTGACGCAGATGCCATGCTTGCAGGTGGCGCAGAAAAAGCGTCTACACCAATCGGTATGGGTGGCTTTTGTGCGGCAAGAGCACTTTCTTCTCGCAATGATGACCCGCAAGCTGCATCTCGCCCATGGGATAAAGACCGCGATGGTTTCGTCCTTGCAGACGGCGCTGGCGTTATCATGCTTGAAGAATATGAACACGCTAGAGCGCGTGGTGCGAAGATTTACGCAGAACTGGTTGGTTTCGGTATGAGTGGGGATGCATTCCACATGACCTCTCCACCGGAAGATGGCTCGGGCGCAGCGCTTGCGATGGAAAATGCGTTAAACGATGCTCAAGTCAATGCAGAAGCAGTGGGGTATATCAATGCCCACGGTACTTCAACTCACGCGGGTGATAAAGCTGAAACACAAGCGGTGAAGTCTATTTTCAAAGACGCAGCTAAATCTGTCATGGTGAGTTCATCAAAATCAATGATGGGCCACTTACTTGGTGCAGCGGGTTCAGTTGAATCGATTATCACTATTTTGTCGTTACAAGAACAAAAAGTTACACCGACAATTAACTTGGATAATCCTGATGTGGGCTGTGACCTAGACTACGTACCACATACAGCACGTGATGCTAAACTTGAGTATGCGCTATGTAACTCGTTTGGATTTGGCGGAACAAATGGTTCGTTACTGTTTAAACGTGTATAG
- the acpP gene encoding acyl carrier protein, giving the protein MSDIQERVKKIIIEQLGVKEEEVKNEASFVDDLGADSLDTVELVMALEEEFDTEIPDEEAEKITTVQAAIDYVTAHAE; this is encoded by the coding sequence ATGAGCGACATCCAAGAACGCGTAAAGAAAATCATCATTGAACAACTAGGTGTTAAAGAAGAAGAAGTTAAAAACGAAGCGTCTTTCGTTGACGATTTAGGTGCAGACTCTCTTGACACAGTTGAGCTAGTAATGGCGCTAGAGGAAGAGTTTGACACTGAGATCCCTGATGAAGAAGCAGAGAAAATCACTACTGTTCAAGCAGCGATCGATTACGTAACTGCTCACGCTGAGTAA
- the fabG gene encoding 3-oxoacyl-ACP reductase FabG encodes MNQLFSLEGKVALVTGASRGIGKAIAQALVAQGAIVAGTATSESGAAKISEYLGDNGKGFVLNVSEAASIESLLEAVKAEVGDVDILVNNAGITRDNLLMRMKDEEWDDIITTNLSSIYRLSKAVLRPMMKKRNGRIINIGSVVGTMGNAGQANYAAAKAGVIGFSKSLAREVASRGITVNVIAPGFIQTDMTDELTEEQKAATLANVPAGRLGQPSEIAAAVVYLASDAAGYVSGETLHVNGAMYMV; translated from the coding sequence ATGAATCAATTATTTTCTTTAGAAGGTAAAGTCGCGCTAGTAACAGGTGCGAGTCGTGGTATTGGTAAAGCAATTGCTCAAGCGTTAGTTGCGCAAGGCGCGATAGTTGCAGGCACTGCGACAAGTGAATCAGGTGCAGCGAAAATTTCTGAATATCTTGGTGATAACGGAAAAGGTTTCGTTTTAAACGTTTCTGAAGCAGCGTCTATTGAGTCATTACTTGAAGCCGTAAAAGCCGAAGTAGGCGACGTAGATATCTTGGTTAATAATGCGGGCATCACGCGCGATAATCTTTTAATGCGTATGAAAGATGAAGAATGGGATGACATTATTACTACCAATCTTTCTTCAATTTACCGTTTGTCAAAAGCTGTACTTCGCCCAATGATGAAGAAAAGAAATGGCCGTATTATTAATATCGGCTCCGTTGTTGGAACAATGGGGAATGCCGGCCAAGCAAACTACGCTGCTGCTAAAGCGGGTGTAATTGGTTTTTCTAAATCACTAGCTCGCGAAGTGGCATCACGTGGCATAACAGTTAACGTTATTGCTCCTGGTTTTATCCAAACTGACATGACAGATGAGTTAACTGAGGAACAAAAAGCGGCAACGCTCGCGAACGTGCCTGCAGGACGTTTAGGTCAGCCAAGTGAAATTGCAGCGGCAGTGGTTTACTTGGCCTCTGATGCAGCAGGCTATGTTTCAGGCGAAACTTTGCATGTAAATGGTGCGATGTACATGGTTTAA
- the fabD gene encoding ACP S-malonyltransferase yields MSQKIALMFPGQGSQAVGMLAELLETNSIVQTTFKEASDALGYDLTSLVLTGPETELNQTHRTQPALLTASVAIYRAWREHNADADVVMAGHSLGEYSALVCAGVLSLQDAVRLVEKRGEFMQEAVPAGTGSMAAIIGLEDEAIAKACAESAAGQVVSPVNYNSPGQVVIAGHKDAVERASEACKAAGAKRALPLPVSVPSHCELMKPAAEKLSALFSSIEFKTPAFDVINNVDVKVETDAAAIKEALIRQLYSPVRWTETVQQIASQGINQSYEFGPGKVISGLVKRIDKALACESVNTPDTIVAAK; encoded by the coding sequence ATGTCACAAAAAATCGCACTCATGTTTCCAGGTCAGGGCTCACAAGCTGTGGGTATGTTAGCTGAACTTCTAGAAACGAATTCAATTGTTCAAACAACCTTTAAAGAAGCATCTGACGCGTTAGGATATGACCTAACTTCGCTAGTGCTAACAGGTCCTGAAACAGAACTTAATCAAACACATCGTACACAACCAGCACTTTTAACAGCGAGTGTTGCCATTTATCGTGCGTGGCGCGAGCACAACGCTGACGCGGATGTTGTTATGGCGGGTCATAGTTTAGGTGAATATTCGGCACTCGTGTGTGCTGGCGTGCTTTCATTGCAAGATGCTGTCCGTTTAGTTGAAAAACGTGGTGAGTTCATGCAAGAAGCGGTTCCTGCTGGTACAGGCTCGATGGCAGCAATTATCGGTCTTGAAGATGAAGCGATTGCGAAAGCATGCGCTGAGAGCGCTGCAGGTCAAGTTGTTTCACCTGTTAACTATAATTCTCCAGGCCAGGTTGTTATTGCTGGTCACAAAGATGCGGTGGAGCGTGCATCTGAAGCGTGTAAAGCAGCAGGTGCTAAGCGTGCACTCCCATTGCCAGTTAGCGTGCCCTCTCATTGTGAATTGATGAAGCCTGCAGCGGAAAAGCTCTCAGCATTATTTTCTAGTATTGAGTTCAAGACACCAGCGTTTGACGTAATTAATAACGTTGACGTTAAAGTCGAAACGGATGCTGCTGCAATAAAAGAGGCACTTATTCGTCAACTATACAGCCCAGTACGCTGGACTGAAACTGTTCAGCAAATTGCAAGTCAAGGAATCAATCAGTCATATGAATTTGGTCCGGGCAAAGTAATTTCAGGTCTTGTGAAACGCATTGATAAAGCGCTTGCGTGTGAGTCGGTGAATACCCCAGACACCATCGTAGCGGCTAAATAA